In Fusobacterium canifelinum, a genomic segment contains:
- the dhaK gene encoding dihydroxyacetone kinase subunit DhaK translates to MKKLINDKNNIVEEVVQGMIKAFPNKVSRVENEPIIIRKNKKVNKVALISGGGSGHEPAHAGYVGYGMLDAAVCGEIFTSPGADKVYNAIKAVDAGKGVLLIIKNYSGDVMNFEMAGEMAQADGITVKQVVVDDDIAVENSTYTVGRRGIAGTIFVHKILGAAAEKGYDLDKLVELGNRVVKNLKTMGMSLKPCTVFTTGKESFEIADDEVEIGLGIHGEPGTHREKIASANEFTEKLFEKIYAESNAQKGDRFAVLVNGLGETTLIELFIINNHLQDLLKEKGVEVSKTLVGNYMTSLDMGGFSITLLKLDKEMEELLNAEEDTIAF, encoded by the coding sequence ATGAAAAAACTCATAAATGATAAAAATAATATTGTAGAAGAAGTTGTACAAGGAATGATAAAAGCTTTCCCTAATAAAGTTTCAAGAGTTGAAAACGAACCTATAATTATAAGAAAAAATAAAAAAGTTAATAAAGTAGCCTTAATAAGTGGTGGTGGAAGTGGACATGAACCTGCTCATGCTGGCTATGTGGGTTATGGAATGTTAGATGCAGCAGTATGTGGAGAAATATTTACATCTCCAGGAGCAGATAAAGTTTACAATGCTATAAAAGCTGTTGATGCTGGAAAAGGTGTTCTTCTTATAATTAAAAATTATAGTGGAGATGTAATGAATTTTGAAATGGCAGGAGAGATGGCTCAAGCAGATGGAATAACTGTAAAACAAGTTGTAGTTGATGATGATATTGCTGTTGAAAATAGTACTTACACTGTTGGAAGAAGAGGAATAGCAGGAACTATTTTTGTTCATAAAATTTTAGGAGCAGCAGCAGAAAAAGGATATGACTTGGATAAATTAGTAGAGCTTGGAAATAGAGTTGTTAAAAATTTAAAAACTATGGGTATGTCTTTAAAACCTTGTACAGTTTTTACAACTGGTAAAGAAAGCTTTGAAATAGCAGATGATGAAGTTGAAATCGGTTTAGGAATACATGGGGAACCTGGAACTCATCGTGAAAAAATAGCAAGTGCTAATGAATTTACTGAAAAACTATTTGAAAAAATTTATGCTGAATCTAATGCTCAAAAAGGAGATAGATTTGCAGTTTTAGTAAATGGGCTTGGAGAAACAACATTAATTGAATTATTCATCATAAATAATCATCTTCAAGATTTATTAAAAGAGAAAGGTGTTGAGGTTTCAAAAACTTTAGTTGGTAATTATATGACTTCATTAGATATGGGTGGTTTCTCTATAACTTTATTGAAATTAGATAAGGAAATGGAAGAGCTTTTAAATGCAGAAGAAGATACAATAGCATTTTAA